In Flammeovirgaceae bacterium 311, one DNA window encodes the following:
- a CDS encoding hypothetical protein (COG2133 Glucose/sorbosone dehydrogenases) produces the protein MVDADANFARFHNPFSRTCAVVAMAVLQVIFSGCTTKDSPPGYSSYIDTTVSVYGPYRAVKLPIRQGVKIANPIQIELGPDEVLYAANQTGEIYSLRDTDGDGLEDMAILYANVKDNGLRSPTGFAHKGDTIYIGTAQQIRCFLDQDKNGKADTSWVFYKDIPNSEHPYEWTCGLKFGPDGWLYMAFTTDSWNAAPSPDPNGYRGSIIRISPDGKQAEQLATGIRSVYDLGFNTVGDLFFIDNEGGGNPHEELNRLVKNSFYGHNPRKYKFDTVAAPDHVLETEMAPSGIVFNKADNDFGGSGGNLFVSFYGPGERWTRGGVGRVSIMQQPDGTYAYQEFPVADIPKLSNLAFGKDGALYLAQHGKADYWYNAVYENEGAFYKLIYDPGLADKPAKVRAGLSRPLSKNSVEAGKQLFAERACLGCHAVDGKTELLGPNLKDVAKRLNRTEILEEILKPSERIKPSMMALRVTQKNGNVVLGRVVHANDDEISLMLVGNHVVQIPRSDIQSTENVNKSLMYEGLLTGLQDLEKEALLDYIASLSK, from the coding sequence ATGGTAGACGCAGATGCAAATTTTGCCCGGTTCCACAATCCTTTCAGCAGAACCTGTGCGGTAGTAGCGATGGCTGTGCTGCAGGTAATTTTTTCAGGCTGCACCACAAAGGATTCACCACCCGGCTACAGTAGTTATATCGATACCACCGTATCTGTTTACGGCCCCTACAGGGCGGTGAAGCTTCCTATCCGCCAGGGTGTTAAAATTGCAAACCCCATCCAGATAGAGCTGGGGCCGGATGAGGTGCTGTATGCCGCCAACCAAACAGGCGAGATCTATTCGCTGCGCGATACTGATGGAGACGGCCTGGAGGATATGGCAATACTGTATGCCAATGTAAAAGACAATGGCCTGCGTTCCCCTACCGGCTTTGCCCACAAAGGCGATACCATTTACATTGGCACAGCCCAGCAGATCAGGTGCTTTTTAGATCAGGACAAAAACGGCAAAGCCGACACCAGCTGGGTGTTTTATAAGGATATCCCCAACAGTGAACACCCTTATGAGTGGACTTGCGGGCTGAAGTTCGGACCGGATGGCTGGCTTTATATGGCTTTTACAACTGACTCCTGGAATGCTGCCCCCTCGCCAGATCCAAATGGCTATCGCGGGTCTATCATCAGAATATCTCCCGATGGTAAACAGGCAGAACAGCTGGCTACGGGAATTCGCTCGGTGTACGACCTGGGCTTTAACACTGTCGGAGATCTTTTCTTCATTGATAACGAAGGTGGCGGAAACCCCCATGAAGAGCTGAACCGGCTGGTGAAGAACAGCTTCTACGGCCATAACCCCCGAAAATACAAGTTTGATACGGTTGCAGCACCCGATCATGTGCTGGAAACTGAAATGGCTCCTTCCGGTATTGTATTTAACAAAGCTGATAATGATTTTGGAGGTTCGGGAGGAAACCTTTTTGTTAGTTTTTACGGCCCCGGGGAGCGCTGGACCCGCGGAGGCGTTGGCCGGGTAAGCATTATGCAGCAGCCCGATGGCACCTATGCCTACCAGGAGTTTCCCGTTGCTGATATACCAAAGCTATCGAACCTGGCTTTTGGAAAAGATGGCGCTTTATACCTGGCACAACATGGAAAAGCAGACTATTGGTATAATGCTGTTTATGAAAATGAAGGAGCCTTCTACAAACTAATCTATGATCCCGGGCTGGCAGATAAGCCTGCTAAAGTAAGGGCCGGGCTTAGCAGGCCCCTCTCCAAAAATTCTGTAGAAGCCGGCAAACAACTGTTTGCAGAACGTGCCTGCCTGGGTTGCCATGCCGTAGATGGTAAAACCGAATTACTGGGCCCCAATCTGAAGGATGTGGCAAAGCGGCTGAACCGGACAGAGATCCTGGAAGAAATACTAAAACCTTCGGAAAGAATAAAACCCAGCATGATGGCCCTGCGGGTAACCCAGAAAAACGGGAATGTTGTCCTGGGCCGGGTGGTGCATGCAAATGATGATGAAATTTCGCTGATGCTGGTGGGAAATCACGTGGTGCAGATTCCAAGAAGTGATATTCAGAGCACGGAAAATGTAAATAAATCACTGATGTATGAAGGCCTTCTGACTGGTTTACAGGATCTAGAAAAGGAGGCCTTGCTGGATTATATCGCCAGTTTAAGTAAATAG
- a CDS encoding heavy metal translocating P-type ATPase (COG2217 Cation transport ATPase), whose product MKEQNYIPDIKESDCCSHNGSAGHAERAKPAHEQQQHKAGSSFGAVELAGWKKHWDLLLALFILVVVLVLKWGFGISLPAAVDLLVHVAAYILAGREVLSLAFRKAKRGDVFNEFVLMSVATLGAFYIGEYSEGVAVMVFYQIGEWFQGSAVKRAKLSIKALLDIRPDEVSVLRGGETLVVNPREVALGESIQVRPGEKVALDGTLQSSSASFNTAALTGESKPDTKYRGETVLAGMINLNTVANVEVTSLFRDSKLSRILALVQDATARKSQTQLFISRFARVYTPIVFFLALAVCLLPYFFVDNYVFNEWLYRSLVFLVISCPCALVVSIPLGYFGGIGLASRNGILFKGGNFLDVMAKVKTVVMDKTGTLTKGVFKVQQVVSPQMEADELAALAAALEKYSTHPVAKAVTDYAGKAGKLIEVSKVEEIAGHGMKGEAGGSTVLAGNLKLLKKYGVAYPTELENVADTIVAIAHGGNYAGYLVIADEIKEDAAAAIEQLHRLNIKTVVLSGDKQSVVDVVAKRLGIDQAFGDLLPEGKVEKLSQLKSSGQYVAFAGDGVNDAPVVALADAGIAMGGLGSDATIETADIVIQNDQPSKIASAIRAGKITRNIVWQNIILAMSVKIIVLALGAGGMASLWEAVIADVGVALLAILNAVRIQRIDL is encoded by the coding sequence ATGAAAGAGCAAAATTATATTCCTGACATAAAAGAATCTGATTGCTGCAGTCATAATGGGTCTGCAGGGCATGCAGAGCGTGCTAAACCAGCCCATGAACAGCAGCAACACAAAGCTGGCAGTAGCTTTGGAGCAGTAGAGCTAGCCGGCTGGAAAAAACACTGGGACCTGCTGCTGGCCCTGTTCATACTGGTGGTAGTGCTCGTCCTGAAATGGGGTTTTGGTATCAGCCTTCCTGCTGCTGTAGATTTGCTCGTGCATGTGGCTGCTTATATACTGGCTGGCAGAGAAGTGCTTTCGCTGGCTTTCAGAAAAGCAAAGCGGGGTGATGTTTTCAATGAATTTGTGCTGATGAGCGTGGCAACCCTTGGCGCGTTTTACATTGGTGAGTACAGTGAGGGAGTGGCCGTAATGGTGTTTTACCAGATTGGCGAATGGTTCCAGGGCTCTGCAGTGAAGCGGGCAAAACTAAGTATCAAAGCACTGCTCGATATCCGGCCCGATGAGGTAAGCGTGCTCAGGGGAGGAGAGACCCTGGTGGTAAATCCCAGGGAAGTAGCGCTGGGAGAAAGCATACAGGTAAGGCCCGGCGAAAAAGTAGCTCTGGATGGTACCCTTCAGTCCTCTTCGGCTTCCTTCAATACCGCTGCCTTAACAGGAGAAAGCAAGCCTGACACCAAATACAGGGGAGAGACAGTTTTGGCAGGTATGATCAACCTGAATACCGTTGCCAATGTAGAGGTAACCTCCCTGTTCAGGGATAGTAAGCTAAGCAGGATCCTCGCACTTGTGCAGGATGCCACTGCCCGTAAATCGCAGACTCAGCTCTTTATTTCCCGGTTTGCCAGGGTGTATACACCCATCGTCTTTTTCCTTGCCCTGGCTGTTTGTTTGCTGCCTTACTTTTTTGTAGACAACTATGTGTTTAACGAATGGCTGTACCGGTCCCTTGTATTCCTGGTGATCAGCTGTCCCTGTGCGCTGGTAGTGTCCATACCCCTGGGCTATTTTGGGGGCATTGGCCTTGCTTCCCGAAATGGCATTTTATTCAAGGGGGGTAACTTCCTGGATGTAATGGCTAAGGTAAAAACGGTGGTGATGGACAAAACCGGTACCCTAACCAAAGGTGTTTTTAAGGTACAGCAGGTTGTTTCCCCTCAAATGGAGGCTGACGAATTGGCTGCCCTGGCTGCCGCCCTGGAAAAGTATTCCACCCACCCGGTCGCAAAGGCTGTCACTGATTATGCAGGCAAAGCAGGCAAATTAATTGAAGTATCAAAGGTGGAGGAAATAGCAGGACATGGCATGAAAGGTGAGGCAGGTGGCAGTACAGTGCTGGCCGGAAACCTGAAGCTGTTAAAGAAGTATGGGGTTGCTTATCCTACCGAGCTTGAAAATGTAGCAGATACCATAGTGGCAATAGCCCATGGCGGCAATTATGCCGGCTATTTAGTGATTGCTGATGAGATTAAGGAAGATGCTGCTGCCGCTATTGAGCAGCTGCACCGGCTGAATATCAAGACCGTGGTGCTATCCGGCGACAAGCAAAGTGTGGTAGACGTGGTAGCCAAAAGGCTGGGAATTGACCAGGCCTTTGGCGATCTGCTTCCCGAGGGTAAGGTGGAAAAGCTAAGCCAGCTGAAAAGCAGCGGCCAGTACGTAGCCTTTGCAGGCGACGGGGTGAACGATGCGCCGGTAGTGGCCCTGGCAGACGCCGGAATTGCCATGGGTGGTTTGGGCAGCGATGCCACCATTGAAACCGCCGACATTGTTATTCAAAACGATCAGCCCTCTAAGATAGCCTCGGCCATCAGGGCTGGAAAAATCACCCGGAATATCGTATGGCAAAATATCATCCTTGCCATGTCGGTAAAGATCATTGTTTTAGCCTTAGGAGCCGGCGGGATGGCCAGTCTCTGGGAAGCTGTAATCGCCGATGTGGGTGTTGCCCTGCTGGCAATCTTAAATGCAGTGCGCATACAGCGCATTGATTTATGA
- a CDS encoding LuxR family transcriptional regulator (COG2202 FOG: PAS/PAC domain), whose translation MNKKAIFEGIAEEMRKLSVDPNGPDRREVSLGNMEQFNDILSAGPVIVSVFNNLTFKFDYISPNVEPFLGVSPEDVIGLGREDFMTCYIHPEDLEIVGTKLIPELVNFLINEAKGDILNYSVHYNYRMKAASGKWIKIEQQTSPLKADQHGMIQLEQNFCTQVGKADFDELYPIKLNITCRNSAGVYESCFSRIFLQKKIKAESLTPREFDILKLLAAGKTSGEIANALHISEATTITHRRNMLQKLNLKNTSELIVWAFHSGLL comes from the coding sequence TTGAACAAGAAAGCAATTTTCGAAGGTATAGCGGAAGAGATGCGTAAGTTATCAGTAGACCCTAATGGTCCTGACAGACGAGAAGTGTCTCTGGGCAACATGGAGCAATTCAATGATATTCTGTCAGCCGGGCCTGTTATTGTATCTGTTTTCAACAACCTCACTTTTAAATTCGACTATATAAGTCCTAATGTAGAACCATTTTTGGGCGTTAGTCCTGAAGATGTCATAGGTCTTGGCAGAGAGGATTTTATGACCTGCTATATACATCCTGAAGACCTGGAAATTGTGGGTACCAAACTTATTCCTGAACTGGTGAATTTTTTGATTAATGAGGCAAAAGGAGATATCCTGAATTATTCGGTTCACTACAATTACAGGATGAAAGCAGCTTCGGGAAAATGGATCAAAATAGAGCAGCAAACAAGTCCTCTTAAAGCAGATCAGCATGGTATGATCCAGCTGGAGCAGAACTTTTGTACCCAGGTTGGAAAGGCTGATTTTGATGAGTTGTATCCTATTAAGCTAAACATCACGTGCCGGAACAGTGCCGGTGTGTACGAGTCTTGTTTTTCCCGGATTTTTCTTCAGAAAAAAATCAAGGCCGAATCTTTAACCCCGCGTGAATTTGATATTCTTAAATTACTAGCCGCCGGTAAAACCAGTGGTGAAATTGCCAACGCGCTGCACATCAGTGAAGCTACCACCATTACCCATCGCAGAAACATGCTTCAGAAGCTGAACCTCAAGAATACCAGTGAACTGATCGTTTGGGCTTTTCATTCTGGTTTATTGTAG
- a CDS encoding tonb-dependent receptor plug (COG1629 Outer membrane receptor proteins, mostly Fe transport) gives MKKIYILTLILITVCSATAAYAKQVALRGKLQDSAGTPVAYANVAVLSAADAALQSGAVTSSDGTFTIATPPEGTYVLRFSAIGFKEQKTAPFTVTGAAYTKDFGTITMAEEVETLEEVTVKALRPTITQEADKMVVSVEGTALAAGSTAFDVLSKSPGVFIDQDGNVQLNGKAGATIMLDGRLTYLSAKDLRTMLEGMSAENIKNIEIITNPSAKYDAEGSSGILNINLKKNDQRGMNGSVYGSYTYNKLHGYAGGGNINYKNGPWNLFVNLDVAHRTWGRRGTFTRVFNGEQESTFLNQKAREEVFRDVPSVRFGTDYKLNDRHSVGFMANIVQQKATYDFQTDTHIGPAPEQPSLFIDADNFTSTRFSNYTTNLHYSGKLDTLGTTLSADLDYVKIKDKSTASFDNRYMELTEGGSAYTDNLISENPSGYDIYSAKVDFAHPFRSGLKMEAGAKVSRVISDNDLRFYFNNEEAPVADPARSNHFIYKESIYAGYLNLNKKFSDRFSVQAGLRAEQTNSKGESKTTGHITERDYLNLFPSLFIQQKVSDQYEVKYNYSRRIQRPDYDQLNPFIFYLDPFTWAQGNPYLRPQYTHGIGITQTFKQTYNLVVEYQLTKDFIAEVPYQDVETSTTIFNRDNVDDAQNLSVTAIAPIKIMKNWDTNNTLLVAYQEYSTLIDGEQVLNDQVFYMLQSNHNIQLPLGIRMEINAGYQGPVVWGLYRLEKQWWVNTGLKKSFMQDKLDVSVNANDIFRGQRVVGGANVSGNINQFNQTFFIRNVNLTLRYRFSKGEQFDAQRRNSNLEELNRAGGN, from the coding sequence ATGAAGAAGATCTACATTCTAACACTTATACTGATAACGGTTTGCAGCGCTACTGCTGCTTATGCCAAGCAGGTAGCATTAAGAGGAAAACTGCAGGATTCTGCCGGCACGCCTGTGGCTTATGCAAACGTTGCGGTGCTCAGTGCTGCTGATGCTGCTTTGCAGAGCGGTGCGGTAACCAGCAGTGATGGCACCTTTACCATTGCAACACCTCCGGAAGGTACCTATGTGCTGCGGTTTAGTGCCATTGGTTTCAAGGAACAGAAAACGGCTCCCTTTACCGTTACAGGCGCTGCTTACACAAAAGATTTTGGTACCATTACCATGGCAGAAGAGGTAGAAACCCTGGAGGAGGTAACGGTAAAGGCCCTGCGTCCCACCATTACCCAGGAGGCCGATAAAATGGTGGTGAGTGTGGAAGGTACTGCCCTGGCCGCCGGAAGCACCGCTTTCGATGTGCTCTCTAAATCTCCCGGTGTGTTCATCGACCAGGATGGAAATGTACAGCTCAATGGCAAGGCCGGTGCTACCATTATGCTGGATGGGCGCCTAACCTATTTATCCGCCAAAGACCTGCGCACCATGCTGGAGGGTATGTCGGCAGAAAATATCAAAAATATTGAAATCATCACCAATCCCTCTGCCAAATACGATGCCGAGGGCTCTTCCGGTATCCTCAACATCAACCTGAAAAAGAACGACCAGCGTGGCATGAACGGCAGTGTGTATGGCAGCTACACCTACAACAAACTGCACGGTTATGCCGGAGGTGGTAACATCAACTACAAAAACGGCCCCTGGAATCTTTTTGTGAACCTGGATGTGGCACACCGCACCTGGGGGCGCCGTGGAACCTTTACCAGGGTATTCAATGGCGAGCAGGAGAGCACCTTCCTCAATCAGAAAGCACGGGAAGAGGTATTCAGAGATGTGCCCTCAGTCCGTTTTGGTACTGATTACAAGCTGAACGACCGCCACAGCGTAGGCTTTATGGCCAATATTGTGCAACAGAAAGCAACCTATGATTTTCAAACAGACACCCACATAGGTCCGGCGCCGGAGCAGCCCTCCCTTTTTATCGATGCTGATAACTTTACCAGCACACGGTTTTCTAATTACACTACCAACCTGCATTACAGTGGCAAGCTGGATACGCTTGGCACTACACTTTCGGCAGATCTGGATTATGTAAAGATTAAGGATAAGTCAACGGCAAGCTTCGATAACAGGTATATGGAGCTAACAGAAGGAGGCAGTGCTTACACAGATAATCTGATCAGCGAAAATCCCAGCGGCTATGATATATATTCGGCAAAGGTAGATTTTGCCCATCCCTTCAGGAGTGGCCTCAAGATGGAGGCGGGGGCAAAGGTAAGCCGTGTAATATCAGACAACGACCTTCGCTTTTATTTTAACAACGAGGAGGCGCCTGTTGCAGATCCTGCCCGTTCTAATCATTTTATTTACAAAGAATCTATTTATGCAGGCTATCTTAACCTGAACAAAAAGTTTAGTGATCGTTTTTCCGTTCAGGCAGGTTTACGTGCCGAGCAGACAAACTCTAAGGGTGAATCCAAAACCACCGGCCATATTACGGAGCGTGATTACCTGAACCTGTTTCCCAGCCTTTTTATACAGCAAAAGGTAAGCGATCAATACGAGGTAAAATACAATTACAGCCGCCGCATCCAGCGCCCGGATTACGATCAGCTAAACCCTTTTATCTTTTACCTCGACCCCTTTACCTGGGCACAGGGAAATCCATACCTGCGGCCCCAGTATACCCATGGTATCGGCATCACCCAGACTTTTAAGCAAACTTATAACCTGGTGGTGGAGTACCAGCTTACCAAGGATTTTATTGCTGAAGTGCCGTACCAGGATGTGGAAACCAGTACCACCATCTTTAACCGCGACAATGTAGATGATGCCCAGAATTTAAGTGTTACAGCCATTGCACCCATCAAGATCATGAAGAACTGGGATACCAACAACACTCTGCTTGTGGCTTACCAGGAGTACAGCACCCTCATAGATGGGGAGCAGGTGCTTAATGACCAGGTCTTTTACATGCTGCAGTCGAACCACAACATACAACTACCGCTGGGAATACGCATGGAGATAAATGCCGGCTACCAGGGCCCGGTGGTGTGGGGCCTGTACCGCCTCGAAAAGCAGTGGTGGGTAAATACCGGCCTCAAGAAAAGCTTTATGCAGGATAAGCTGGACGTAAGTGTGAATGCAAATGATATTTTCCGCGGACAGCGTGTAGTGGGTGGTGCCAACGTAAGCGGCAACATCAACCAGTTTAACCAAACCTTTTTTATCCGCAACGTTAACCTGACACTCCGCTATCGTTTCAGCAAGGGCGAGCAGTTTGATGCCCAGCGCCGCAACTCCAACCTGGAAGAGCTGAACCGCGCAGGCGGTAACTAA
- a CDS encoding AraC family transcriptional regulator (COG2207 AraC-type DNA-binding domain-containing proteins), with translation MEYLRTGQFFGQTNQIIQLEGITLTDTEYTHDKVDWHYHENAYFTFILEGRVLEGNKKEIYNCTPGSLLFHNWQESHYNIKPRGFTRGFHIELEHNWFYALDIDMSKLQGSINLKHPDLRILMYNIFRETRINDNTSTLSIQALLTALLDRMAATEDSTSGKIPLWVSALRDMLHDTATDNWSLKALSATLGIHPVHLSRDFKKYFGCTLGEYIRKVKVQQSLSLFLNKELSLTHIALASGFADQSHFIRCFKAVNGYKPSHYRNSLLD, from the coding sequence ATGGAATACCTGAGAACAGGGCAATTTTTTGGACAAACCAACCAGATCATTCAGCTGGAGGGTATTACCCTTACTGATACAGAATACACCCATGATAAGGTAGACTGGCATTATCATGAAAATGCCTATTTCACCTTTATCCTGGAAGGGCGGGTGCTGGAAGGGAACAAGAAAGAAATCTACAACTGCACCCCCGGCAGCCTGCTTTTCCATAACTGGCAGGAGTCACACTACAACATAAAACCCAGGGGCTTTACCCGTGGCTTTCATATTGAACTGGAGCACAACTGGTTCTATGCACTTGACATTGACATGAGTAAGTTGCAGGGCAGCATCAATTTAAAGCATCCTGATTTAAGAATCCTGATGTACAATATTTTCAGGGAAACCAGAATTAACGACAACACCAGCACCCTTTCCATACAGGCACTGCTTACAGCCCTGTTGGACCGCATGGCAGCAACAGAAGATTCCACCTCCGGAAAAATTCCCCTTTGGGTGTCTGCCCTAAGAGATATGCTCCACGATACTGCGACTGATAACTGGTCGCTAAAAGCTTTATCAGCTACTTTGGGCATTCACCCCGTTCACCTCTCCAGAGATTTTAAAAAATATTTTGGCTGTACCCTGGGCGAGTACATCAGAAAGGTAAAGGTGCAACAATCGCTCTCCCTGTTCCTGAATAAAGAGCTTTCTTTAACACATATTGCCCTGGCCAGTGGCTTTGCAGACCAGAGTCATTTTATCAGGTGCTTCAAAGCTGTTAATGGCTACAAACCTTCCCACTACAGAAATAGTCTGCTGGATTAA
- a CDS encoding beta-lactamase (COG1680 Beta-lactamase class C and other penicillin binding proteins) yields the protein MRLYILLFIIAFSCSLHISAQQKDLVKSEGITSPTHKASIGQIRFAPDVDGEGKYKESDFLASFELKRKADLNLVAFMDNSLTNYLYRLAPKLTEEELVQQGNYRFSFYVDGRLLYEENLHPGAGLAQTKNTKTILAVPLLSTQNEHLWSRFLWNRFMMNGGEQALTEGSHLLKIEIRPYVNKPDPVVGNPIAAGQLELIVKKPVIDPSTVSLNKITTADGWAVSKDTFDSHKIKELKASIEEDIFMDITSLVVVKEGRLLIEEYFNGANRHTLHDTRSVGKSFASTLTGIAIQEGYLKHENQSLDEFYDLKKFTHYSPKKETITIKELLSMSSAFEGNDGLSHSAGNEENMYPTDDWVKFTLDLPTDPAKPNGEWSYFTAGVVLLGDILHKAVPGGLEQYADEKLFKPLGITKYQWQHTPQGVANTAGSLQMRTLDYAKYGQLYKNGGRWNGKQVLSKDWISKTFSRHKAIPERENEFYGYLFWNKELKANGRSHEVYYSAGNGGNAIFIFNELPLVVVITATAYGAPYSHSQVQEIMEQYVLPAVTSTNTQ from the coding sequence ATGAGGCTTTATATTTTACTTTTCATCATAGCTTTTTCCTGCAGCCTGCACATTTCCGCACAACAAAAAGACCTGGTCAAGAGTGAGGGCATTACCTCCCCCACCCACAAAGCCAGCATTGGACAAATCAGGTTTGCACCTGATGTTGATGGGGAAGGAAAGTATAAAGAAAGTGACTTCCTGGCTTCTTTTGAGCTAAAGCGGAAGGCGGATCTGAACCTTGTGGCTTTCATGGATAATTCATTAACGAATTACCTCTATCGCCTGGCACCAAAGCTAACAGAAGAGGAGCTTGTTCAGCAGGGGAATTACAGGTTCTCCTTTTATGTAGATGGTCGTTTGCTGTATGAAGAGAACCTGCACCCTGGAGCGGGTCTGGCCCAGACCAAAAACACAAAGACCATCCTGGCTGTACCGCTGTTAAGTACTCAAAATGAGCATCTCTGGAGCAGGTTTTTGTGGAACAGGTTTATGATGAATGGCGGCGAACAGGCACTTACAGAAGGCAGCCACCTGCTGAAAATCGAAATCCGTCCCTATGTAAACAAGCCCGATCCGGTAGTAGGCAACCCCATTGCCGCAGGGCAACTGGAGCTGATCGTGAAGAAGCCAGTAATAGACCCCTCTACAGTAAGCTTAAATAAGATCACAACTGCTGACGGCTGGGCTGTATCCAAAGACACATTTGACAGCCACAAAATAAAAGAGCTGAAGGCGAGCATTGAGGAAGATATTTTCATGGACATCACCAGTCTTGTTGTGGTAAAGGAAGGCAGGCTGTTGATAGAAGAGTACTTCAATGGTGCTAATCGCCATACGCTGCATGATACCCGTTCTGTTGGAAAGTCCTTTGCCTCTACCCTAACCGGCATTGCCATACAGGAGGGATACCTGAAGCATGAAAACCAGAGCCTAGATGAATTCTATGACCTGAAAAAATTCACCCACTACTCCCCCAAAAAAGAAACCATTACCATCAAAGAGCTGCTAAGCATGAGCTCGGCATTTGAGGGTAATGATGGCCTCTCCCACTCGGCAGGTAATGAAGAAAATATGTACCCTACAGATGATTGGGTGAAATTTACGCTGGATCTGCCCACAGACCCTGCCAAACCAAACGGTGAGTGGAGCTATTTTACGGCCGGTGTAGTATTGTTGGGCGATATCCTGCATAAAGCAGTACCCGGCGGGCTGGAGCAGTATGCGGATGAAAAACTATTCAAGCCACTGGGCATTACAAAATACCAATGGCAGCATACACCCCAGGGAGTTGCCAATACAGCAGGTAGCCTGCAAATGCGTACACTGGATTATGCCAAATACGGGCAGTTGTATAAAAATGGGGGCCGCTGGAATGGAAAGCAGGTGCTCTCCAAAGATTGGATCAGCAAAACCTTCAGCAGGCACAAGGCCATTCCCGAAAGGGAAAACGAGTTTTATGGTTACCTGTTCTGGAATAAGGAGCTAAAGGCAAATGGCAGGAGTCATGAAGTTTATTATAGTGCCGGCAACGGAGGCAATGCCATTTTTATATTCAA